A portion of the Hoplias malabaricus isolate fHopMal1 chromosome 1, fHopMal1.hap1, whole genome shotgun sequence genome contains these proteins:
- the trpa1b gene encoding transient receptor potential cation channel subfamily A member 1b isoform X1 yields the protein MKEHSSYRCVIDEEDMALDCARVLEWAVKGNLSALEILSQKDPELLKFRDDFGAGLIHHAAANSNLEVIRLIVDTVGREELDVQDVHGQTPLHWAMEQNQEQSCVYLLELGADPNVLNSALSSPLHLAVSRQHNHLLALLLSSGRANVDLEGDLGNSPMMVACSNNNCEALHTLFKYGARLCLPNKLGHYPIHAVAFAGAKEAMEVILEKGAELGICTPADHVNYLDKSKSSPLHLAVRGGNTDVIKLCIEKGARVQQQQCDNSTALHFACTQGALEAVKIMLLPFERLEEIINIRDGANQTPLHRATLFDHVELVEYLVSKGADIDCIDCKGLTPLLLATTCSAWKTVSFLLSKGADFRVKDKAGRNFLHLVIFQPKGLKNLPDHILQSKAVTKLLSDEDMDGCTPLHYACKLGIHDSVKNMLSFKISLGRKSKEKKSALHFAAEYGRLNTCIRLLETISDSRLLNEGDENGLTPLHLASRGGHTKVVDLLLRRGALFQSDYKGWTCLHHAAAEGFTQTMIILLAANVKLLDNTDEDGNTALHVSAREGHVAAVKLLLSRGAQIVLNNNDASFLHEAVRNGKKDVTNATIEHERSEESLSLFKRGSNLRCVVMDLIEFLPESTKHLLDLCMVESDHDPNNINYHITYNFKWLQAPIQLKKFAKVDKTMNFQPLAALNAMVRYNHLDLLTHPVCQKYLEMKWKAYGSKVHLVNLAVYLLGLLPLTFLIINLKPAQSSYAKGYANTTPIATATASFRTQNSLLSVSMVMVLVMNVYAICKEVVQMAQQRLSYFMDSSNPSDWATAVSSLVFVIPMIFGFENKWHWEAGALAILFAWINFLLYFQRFERFGIYVVMFGEIIKTLISTIVLFVFLLLAFGLSFHALMLHRVEFNSISLSLAQTFVMTVGELNYQNSLLEAFEQDLLSFPEITYFVFVLFVLLMPILLMNLMIGLAVGDIAEVQRNATLKRIAMQINLHTTLEEKLPYWFMKRVDKPSITFYPNKKCTRIYGMIQQFWNFGGENEVRVRLNTTSHHNSPLEREIMKQKYRLKEISSVLEKQHSLLKLIIQKMEIVLEADENDGPQDFRAIASAAPSCSARRSRWVPLIQALTVKK from the exons ATGAAGGAGCACAGCTCGTACCGATGTGTGATCGATGAAGAAGACATGGCCCTGGACTGTGCTCGTGTCttggag tgGGCTGTGAAGGGAAATCTCTCTGCTCTGGAGATTCTGAGCCAGAAGGATCCAGAGTTGCTGAAGTTCAGAGATGACTTTGGCGCTGGGCTGATCCATCACGCTGCGGCCAACTCCAACCTGGAAGTCATTCGGCTCATAGTGGACACGGTGGGCCGAGAGG AGTTGGATGTGCAGGACGTCCACGGCCAGACTCCTCTGCACTGGGCCATGGAGCAGAACCAGGAGCAGAGTTGTGTTTATCTGCTGGAACTCGGTGCTGATCCCAACGTCCTGAACTCGGCCCTGAGCTCCCCGCTGCACCTCGCCGTCAGCCGCCAGCACAACCACCTCCTTGCC ctCCTCTTGTCCAGTGGGCGGGCGAATGTGGATTTGGAGGGAGATTTGGGGAACTCCCCGATGATGGTGGCATGTTCGAATAATAACTGCGAAGCTCTACACACACTT TTTAAATACGGAGCGAGGTTGTGTCTTCCGAACAAACTGGGCCACTACCCCATCCACGCCGTGGCCTTCGCCGGAGCCAAAGAGGCCATGGAGGTGATCCTGGAGAAAG GTGCGGAGCTGGGTATCTGTACCCCGGCTGATCACGTTAATTATCTGGACAAGTCTAAGAGCAGTCCTCTGCACCTGGCCGTTCGAGGGGGAAACACTGATGTGATTAAACTGTGCATCGAGAAAGGGGCGAGAGTCCAGCAGCAGCAG tgtgatAACTCCACAGCGCTACACTTTGCCTGCACTCAGGGAGCTCTGGAGGCAGTGAAGATCATGCTCCTTCCGTTCGAGCGACTCGAAGAAATCATCAACATCAGAGACGGAGCCAATCAGACGCCTCTCCACAG AGCGACGTTATTTGATCATGTCGAGTTGGTGGAGTATCTCGTCTCGAAG GGAGCCGATATTGATTGTATTGACTGTAAAGGTCTGACCCCGTTGCTACTGGCGACCACATGCAGTGCCTGGAAAACTGTTTCATTTCTGCTCTCCAAGG GGGCAGATTTTAGAGTCAAAGACAAAGCTGGACGTAACTTCCTCCATCTCGTCATCTTCCAACCCAAAGGCCTGAAAAATCTTCCTGACCACATCCTACAG AGTAAGGCGGTGACGAAGTTGCTGAGCGATGAGGACATGGACGGCTGCACTCCACTGCACTACGCCTGTAAACTGGGGATTCATGACTCCGTCAAAAACATGCTCAGTTTCAAAATCAGCCTCGGACGCAAATCCAAGGAGAAGAAATCCGCACTCCACTTCGCAGCAGA ATACGGGCGACTGAACACCTGTATCCGTCTCCTGGAGACGATAAGCGATTCTCGTTTGTTAAACGAAGGAGACGAAAACGGACTGACTCCCCTCCACCTTGCGTCCAGAGGAGGGCACACTAAAGTAGTGGATCTGCTCCTCCGCCGGGGGGCGCTGTTTCAGAG TGATTATAAAGGATGGACGTGTTTACACCACGCTGCGGCTGAGGGGTTCACTCAGACCATGATCATCCTCCTTGCAGCTAATGTCAAACTCCTGGACAACACTGATGAGGATGGG AACACAGCTCTGCACGTCTCAGCGCGGGAGGGTCACGTCGCTGCAGTGAAGCTGTTGCTGAGCCGTGGAGCTCAGATTGTCCTCAACAACAACGACGCCTCCTTTCTCCATGAGGCCGTGAGAAACGGCAAGAAAGACGTCACTAATGCCACCATCGAGCACGAGAG ATCCGAAGAGTCTCTATCTTTGTTTAAACGAGGCTCAAATCTCCGCTGTGTGGTTATGGACTTAATCGagttcctcccagagtccactAAG CATCTTCTGGACCTGTGCATGGTTGAATCTGACCACGACCCAAACAACATCAACTACCAC aTCACTTATAATTTTAAGTGGCTCCAGGCTCCAATTCAGCTGAAAAAGTTCGCTAAAGTCGATAAGACGATGAATTTCCAGCCTCTGGCGGCTCTTAAT GCGATGGTCCGATACAATCACCTGGACCTCCTCACACACCCAGTCTGTCAGAAATACCTCGAGATGAAATG GAAAGCGTACGGCAGTAAAGTGCATTTAGTGAATTTGGCTGTGTACCTGCTCGGCCTCCTGCCGCTGACCTTCCTCATCATCAACCTCAAACCAGCGCAGAGCAGCTACGCTAAAGGCTACGCTAACACCACGCCCATCGCCACAGCAACTGCATCCTTCAGAACG CAGAACTCTCTGCTCTCTGTGAGCATGGTGATGGTTCTGGTGATGAATGTTTATGCGATCTGTAAGGAGGTGGTGCAGATGGCTCAGCAG CGTCTGAGTTACTTCATGGACTCGTCGAACCCGTCTGACTGGGCCACGGCCGTGTCCTCCCTGGTCTTCGTTATCCCGATGATATTCGGTTTTGAGAATAAATGGCACTGGGAGGCAGGAGCGCTGGCCATTCTCTTCGCCTGGATCAACTTCCTGCTCTACTTCCAGAG ATTTGAGCGCTTTGGTATTTACGTCGTGATGTTTGGGGAAATTATCAAAACGCTGATCAGCACCATCGTCCTCTTCGTCTTTCTCCTGCTGGCGTTCGGCCTGTCCTTCCACGCCCTGATGCTCCATCGA GTGGAGTTTAACTCCATCAGTTTGTCCTTGGCTCAGACGTTTGTGATGACAGTGGGCGAGCTGAATTATCAGAACTCTCTCTTGGAGGCGTTTGAACAGGATCTTCTCTCTTTTCCTGAGATCACGTACTTTGTCTTCGTTCTCTTCGTCCTGTTGATGCCCATCCTCCTCATGAACCTCATG ATTGGTCTAGCAGTGGGAGATATTGCTGAAGTTCAGAGGAATGCAACGCTGAAGAGGATCGCGATGCAG ATTAACCTCCACACGACTCTGGAGGAGAAGCTGCCGTACTGGTTCATGAAGAGAGTCGACAAGCCCAGCATCACCTTCTACCCCAACAAGAAGTGCACCAGGATTTAC GGGATGATCCAGCAGTTCTGGAATTTTGGAGGAGAAAATGAAGTTAGGGTTCGTTTAAACACAACCTCCCACCACAACAGCCCTCTGGAGAGAGAGATCATGAAGCAGAAATACag GTTAAAGGAGATTTCCTCTGTGCTGGAGAAGCAGCACTCTCTGCTGAAACTGATCATCCAGAAGATGGAGATTGTGTTGGAGGCGGATGAAAACGACGGTCCTCAAGACTTCAGGGCCATCGCCTCAGCGGCCCCTTCCTGCTCCGCACGCAGGTCCAGATGGGTCCCGCTCATCCAGGCCCTCACTGTCAAGAAATGA
- the trpa1b gene encoding transient receptor potential cation channel subfamily A member 1b isoform X2, with translation MKEHSSYRCVIDEEDMALDCARVLEWAVKGNLSALEILSQKDPELLKFRDDFGAGLIHHAAANSNLEVIRLIVDTVGREELDVQDVHGQTPLHWAMEQNQEQSCVYLLELGADPNVLNSALSSPLHLAVSRQHNHLLALLLSSGRANVDLEGDLGNSPMMVACSNNNCEALHTLFKYGARLCLPNKLGHYPIHAVAFAGAKEAMEVILEKGAELGICTPADHVNYLDKSKSSPLHLAVRGGNTDVIKLCIEKGARVQQQQCDNSTALHFACTQGALEAVKIMLLPFERLEEIINIRDGANQTPLHRATLFDHVELVEYLVSKGADIDCIDCKGLTPLLLATTCSAWKTVSFLLSKGADFRVKDKAGRNFLHLVIFQPKGLKNLPDHILQSKAVTKLLSDEDMDGCTPLHYACKLGIHDSVKNMLSFKISLGRKSKEKKSALHFAAEYGRLNTCIRLLETISDSRLLNEGDENGLTPLHLASRGGHTKVVDLLLRRGALFQSDYKGWTCLHHAAAEGFTQTMIILLAANVKLLDNTDEDGNTALHVSAREGHVAAVKLLLSRGAQIVLNNNDASFLHEAVRNGKKDVTNATIEHERSEESLSLFKRGSNLRCVVMDLIEFLPESTKHLLDLCMVESDHDPNNINYHITYNFKWLQAPIQLKKFAKVDKTMNFQPLAALNAMVRYNHLDLLTHPVCQKYLEMKWKAYGSKVHLVNLAVYLLGLLPLTFLIINLKPAQSSYAKGYANTTPIATATASFRTNSLLSVSMVMVLVMNVYAICKEVVQMAQQRLSYFMDSSNPSDWATAVSSLVFVIPMIFGFENKWHWEAGALAILFAWINFLLYFQRFERFGIYVVMFGEIIKTLISTIVLFVFLLLAFGLSFHALMLHRVEFNSISLSLAQTFVMTVGELNYQNSLLEAFEQDLLSFPEITYFVFVLFVLLMPILLMNLMIGLAVGDIAEVQRNATLKRIAMQINLHTTLEEKLPYWFMKRVDKPSITFYPNKKCTRIYGMIQQFWNFGGENEVRVRLNTTSHHNSPLEREIMKQKYRLKEISSVLEKQHSLLKLIIQKMEIVLEADENDGPQDFRAIASAAPSCSARRSRWVPLIQALTVKK, from the exons ATGAAGGAGCACAGCTCGTACCGATGTGTGATCGATGAAGAAGACATGGCCCTGGACTGTGCTCGTGTCttggag tgGGCTGTGAAGGGAAATCTCTCTGCTCTGGAGATTCTGAGCCAGAAGGATCCAGAGTTGCTGAAGTTCAGAGATGACTTTGGCGCTGGGCTGATCCATCACGCTGCGGCCAACTCCAACCTGGAAGTCATTCGGCTCATAGTGGACACGGTGGGCCGAGAGG AGTTGGATGTGCAGGACGTCCACGGCCAGACTCCTCTGCACTGGGCCATGGAGCAGAACCAGGAGCAGAGTTGTGTTTATCTGCTGGAACTCGGTGCTGATCCCAACGTCCTGAACTCGGCCCTGAGCTCCCCGCTGCACCTCGCCGTCAGCCGCCAGCACAACCACCTCCTTGCC ctCCTCTTGTCCAGTGGGCGGGCGAATGTGGATTTGGAGGGAGATTTGGGGAACTCCCCGATGATGGTGGCATGTTCGAATAATAACTGCGAAGCTCTACACACACTT TTTAAATACGGAGCGAGGTTGTGTCTTCCGAACAAACTGGGCCACTACCCCATCCACGCCGTGGCCTTCGCCGGAGCCAAAGAGGCCATGGAGGTGATCCTGGAGAAAG GTGCGGAGCTGGGTATCTGTACCCCGGCTGATCACGTTAATTATCTGGACAAGTCTAAGAGCAGTCCTCTGCACCTGGCCGTTCGAGGGGGAAACACTGATGTGATTAAACTGTGCATCGAGAAAGGGGCGAGAGTCCAGCAGCAGCAG tgtgatAACTCCACAGCGCTACACTTTGCCTGCACTCAGGGAGCTCTGGAGGCAGTGAAGATCATGCTCCTTCCGTTCGAGCGACTCGAAGAAATCATCAACATCAGAGACGGAGCCAATCAGACGCCTCTCCACAG AGCGACGTTATTTGATCATGTCGAGTTGGTGGAGTATCTCGTCTCGAAG GGAGCCGATATTGATTGTATTGACTGTAAAGGTCTGACCCCGTTGCTACTGGCGACCACATGCAGTGCCTGGAAAACTGTTTCATTTCTGCTCTCCAAGG GGGCAGATTTTAGAGTCAAAGACAAAGCTGGACGTAACTTCCTCCATCTCGTCATCTTCCAACCCAAAGGCCTGAAAAATCTTCCTGACCACATCCTACAG AGTAAGGCGGTGACGAAGTTGCTGAGCGATGAGGACATGGACGGCTGCACTCCACTGCACTACGCCTGTAAACTGGGGATTCATGACTCCGTCAAAAACATGCTCAGTTTCAAAATCAGCCTCGGACGCAAATCCAAGGAGAAGAAATCCGCACTCCACTTCGCAGCAGA ATACGGGCGACTGAACACCTGTATCCGTCTCCTGGAGACGATAAGCGATTCTCGTTTGTTAAACGAAGGAGACGAAAACGGACTGACTCCCCTCCACCTTGCGTCCAGAGGAGGGCACACTAAAGTAGTGGATCTGCTCCTCCGCCGGGGGGCGCTGTTTCAGAG TGATTATAAAGGATGGACGTGTTTACACCACGCTGCGGCTGAGGGGTTCACTCAGACCATGATCATCCTCCTTGCAGCTAATGTCAAACTCCTGGACAACACTGATGAGGATGGG AACACAGCTCTGCACGTCTCAGCGCGGGAGGGTCACGTCGCTGCAGTGAAGCTGTTGCTGAGCCGTGGAGCTCAGATTGTCCTCAACAACAACGACGCCTCCTTTCTCCATGAGGCCGTGAGAAACGGCAAGAAAGACGTCACTAATGCCACCATCGAGCACGAGAG ATCCGAAGAGTCTCTATCTTTGTTTAAACGAGGCTCAAATCTCCGCTGTGTGGTTATGGACTTAATCGagttcctcccagagtccactAAG CATCTTCTGGACCTGTGCATGGTTGAATCTGACCACGACCCAAACAACATCAACTACCAC aTCACTTATAATTTTAAGTGGCTCCAGGCTCCAATTCAGCTGAAAAAGTTCGCTAAAGTCGATAAGACGATGAATTTCCAGCCTCTGGCGGCTCTTAAT GCGATGGTCCGATACAATCACCTGGACCTCCTCACACACCCAGTCTGTCAGAAATACCTCGAGATGAAATG GAAAGCGTACGGCAGTAAAGTGCATTTAGTGAATTTGGCTGTGTACCTGCTCGGCCTCCTGCCGCTGACCTTCCTCATCATCAACCTCAAACCAGCGCAGAGCAGCTACGCTAAAGGCTACGCTAACACCACGCCCATCGCCACAGCAACTGCATCCTTCAGAACG AACTCTCTGCTCTCTGTGAGCATGGTGATGGTTCTGGTGATGAATGTTTATGCGATCTGTAAGGAGGTGGTGCAGATGGCTCAGCAG CGTCTGAGTTACTTCATGGACTCGTCGAACCCGTCTGACTGGGCCACGGCCGTGTCCTCCCTGGTCTTCGTTATCCCGATGATATTCGGTTTTGAGAATAAATGGCACTGGGAGGCAGGAGCGCTGGCCATTCTCTTCGCCTGGATCAACTTCCTGCTCTACTTCCAGAG ATTTGAGCGCTTTGGTATTTACGTCGTGATGTTTGGGGAAATTATCAAAACGCTGATCAGCACCATCGTCCTCTTCGTCTTTCTCCTGCTGGCGTTCGGCCTGTCCTTCCACGCCCTGATGCTCCATCGA GTGGAGTTTAACTCCATCAGTTTGTCCTTGGCTCAGACGTTTGTGATGACAGTGGGCGAGCTGAATTATCAGAACTCTCTCTTGGAGGCGTTTGAACAGGATCTTCTCTCTTTTCCTGAGATCACGTACTTTGTCTTCGTTCTCTTCGTCCTGTTGATGCCCATCCTCCTCATGAACCTCATG ATTGGTCTAGCAGTGGGAGATATTGCTGAAGTTCAGAGGAATGCAACGCTGAAGAGGATCGCGATGCAG ATTAACCTCCACACGACTCTGGAGGAGAAGCTGCCGTACTGGTTCATGAAGAGAGTCGACAAGCCCAGCATCACCTTCTACCCCAACAAGAAGTGCACCAGGATTTAC GGGATGATCCAGCAGTTCTGGAATTTTGGAGGAGAAAATGAAGTTAGGGTTCGTTTAAACACAACCTCCCACCACAACAGCCCTCTGGAGAGAGAGATCATGAAGCAGAAATACag GTTAAAGGAGATTTCCTCTGTGCTGGAGAAGCAGCACTCTCTGCTGAAACTGATCATCCAGAAGATGGAGATTGTGTTGGAGGCGGATGAAAACGACGGTCCTCAAGACTTCAGGGCCATCGCCTCAGCGGCCCCTTCCTGCTCCGCACGCAGGTCCAGATGGGTCCCGCTCATCCAGGCCCTCACTGTCAAGAAATGA